A window from Lactiplantibacillus pentosus encodes these proteins:
- a CDS encoding helix-turn-helix domain-containing protein — protein MHLFDLLDKSEQRQIKIIQLILRHSQTVSIGQIIAELDSNRLTIKKDIGLINAKFGQFSKNLTLVLKDGYLYLERDITTSADEIYAIFLTNSVKYKILIYLLSHKSIDTCSIIETLNISISTYERRAKELNQVLADFHLKIHNGQLSGSERQIRHFYLQLLWFARPYQTNQREFDSPRVQAILHELSQTNGQLFTEAGEMKLNIYLAIVNRRYHAGVIHAKKIPLNFDSPLYHQLHQAFQTYFSTNAYRSLDAEAEVQQLFLFLISNYCFNVDIPFIRYGLQQEVDNIATVQSVHHEISNDIRVRLLNYKFSEDFLVRIDISLIQTHFRAVFMRGWMAIFGKAGIYDQLIDLPEASFFNITSELNEKICQLLGLNPHDRAELISEISGRYAAIFHLAFRNIDYQLKIGCDFGYEAVMADIIIDKLKQRIDFRLKYTIEPYQRHHQYDIIISNLDKKYPHQQHSRNFVMLSTEYDSDFYFLNRFLEKRYLHQLKSLGNTAGGATERT, from the coding sequence ATGCATTTATTTGACTTACTTGACAAATCAGAACAACGTCAAATTAAAATTATTCAATTAATATTACGTCATAGTCAAACGGTTTCAATCGGTCAAATCATCGCCGAGCTTGATTCCAATCGCTTAACGATTAAGAAGGACATCGGCTTAATTAATGCCAAATTTGGCCAATTTTCTAAAAATTTAACGTTGGTATTAAAGGATGGCTATTTATATTTAGAGCGTGATATTACAACTTCTGCCGATGAAATTTATGCGATTTTCCTAACGAATTCTGTCAAATACAAAATATTAATCTATCTGTTAAGCCATAAAAGCATTGACACATGTTCAATCATTGAAACGCTGAACATTAGTATTTCAACCTACGAGCGGCGCGCCAAAGAACTCAATCAAGTTCTGGCTGATTTTCATTTAAAAATTCATAACGGGCAGTTAAGTGGCAGTGAGCGACAAATTCGGCACTTCTATTTACAATTATTATGGTTCGCACGCCCCTATCAGACTAACCAGCGTGAATTTGATTCCCCTCGCGTGCAAGCAATTCTTCATGAACTATCACAAACAAATGGGCAACTATTTACAGAAGCAGGTGAAATGAAGCTCAATATTTATCTCGCCATTGTAAATCGACGCTACCATGCTGGTGTGATTCATGCTAAGAAGATACCGCTGAATTTTGATTCACCACTTTACCATCAGTTGCATCAAGCTTTTCAGACGTATTTCTCAACTAACGCTTACCGTTCATTAGACGCTGAAGCTGAGGTACAACAACTCTTCTTGTTTTTAATCAGTAACTACTGTTTTAATGTTGACATCCCGTTTATCAGATATGGCCTGCAACAAGAAGTCGATAATATTGCGACAGTTCAATCTGTTCACCATGAAATTTCCAATGATATTCGGGTCCGATTATTGAACTACAAATTTTCAGAAGACTTTTTGGTCAGAATCGATATTTCATTAATTCAAACTCATTTTCGTGCCGTTTTCATGCGCGGCTGGATGGCAATCTTTGGCAAAGCAGGTATTTATGATCAGTTAATTGACCTTCCAGAAGCGAGCTTTTTCAACATTACATCTGAATTAAACGAAAAAATCTGCCAGCTGTTAGGCCTCAATCCTCACGATCGAGCTGAACTGATTTCCGAAATTTCAGGACGCTACGCGGCAATCTTTCACCTGGCATTTCGCAATATCGACTACCAACTCAAAATCGGTTGTGACTTTGGCTACGAAGCCGTGATGGCCGATATTATTATTGATAAGCTTAAGCAACGGATTGATTTTCGTTTGAAATATACCATCGAACCTTATCAACGGCATCACCAATATGACATCATTATCAGCAATCTGGACAAAAAGTACCCGCACCAACAACATTCACGAAACTTTGTTATGTTGAGTACCGAATACGATTCTGACTTCTACTTCTTGAATCGCTTTCTGGAAAAGCGCTACTTACACCAACTAAAATCTCTCGGAAACACTGCCGGTGGTGCGACTGAGCGAACGTGA
- a CDS encoding MBG domain-containing protein — translation MIETVPKKQQALQRALSERKEHFKMYKVNKFWVYAGVSVVLFSFGSLTNNVQAEASSTSKTETSVVSQLSVSQTGQATSTASNTEETAVTSGDETKSGTPATSNANPLTAGVASAKTQGGNEAASSTATRSSVAESVAATASSVATTSSKASADSATATSSVATASSEAASLSATAASSSVAASSSVATSSAEATSSTAATSSASTTSSASTTSSAAATSSASTASSAATTSSASTTSSAATTNSASATSSASTVSVNALPATTDSVSAAVTSPSAVAGVANDTTLNNPTAAELATAKSALAAVYRTTGTPQKIAAVAATAATRTVTATFKTISSTGSATTVGTMSWNLTLGYHYDLTATFPLIVIDKNKAATLWDGKSTIPTGSTLYVADINGYYKNRLKTYFLSADSTASSTIATVFVTPANDPTAKTYTTAFEAVTNDNNTPVAMWSVTGVNGTTYDYRDSYQSIQAQDSSGTTRTYYLVAADADKLVGTIGNATQIVTLHYSLYTSNATVSVAGSGTYTGKAITQADLVQALTGTGALDTSGLTLSDFQFLNQVTGATALPQNAGTYVVGLTDAGKAKLTAANPTVGITYTDGTYVIKQAEASIVVNSLTVPYDGAKHSVTATVTGTVNGETLNYTLQNAQATSVGSTTVTVNYDPQDTVNANYKITTTPGTLTIEQTCGMRSGCRTSWSLTRTSVKLIRLATRQP, via the coding sequence ATGATCGAGACAGTGCCAAAGAAACAGCAAGCTTTACAGCGTGCGTTATCCGAACGTAAGGAACACTTTAAAATGTATAAGGTCAATAAATTTTGGGTTTATGCCGGTGTTTCAGTCGTGTTATTTAGTTTTGGAAGCTTAACAAATAATGTTCAGGCGGAGGCCAGTTCGACTTCAAAGACGGAGACTAGTGTGGTCAGTCAGCTGTCGGTGTCTCAAACCGGACAGGCAACAAGTACTGCCAGCAATACTGAAGAAACGGCAGTAACTAGCGGTGATGAAACCAAGTCTGGAACACCGGCCACTAGCAACGCTAATCCGCTGACAGCAGGGGTCGCCTCAGCGAAAACACAAGGGGGCAATGAAGCTGCTAGCTCAACTGCGACACGTTCAAGTGTAGCTGAAAGCGTGGCAGCAACCGCCAGTTCAGTGGCGACCACAAGCTCGAAAGCCTCTGCAGATTCGGCAACAGCGACAAGCTCAGTAGCCACAGCTAGTTCAGAAGCCGCATCGCTTTCAGCAACAGCGGCCAGTTCATCAGTTGCGGCCAGTTCATCAGTTGCGACAAGTTCGGCAGAGGCAACGAGTTCGACTGCAGCAACGAGTTCAGCGTCAACAACGAGTTCAGCGTCAACAACGAGCTCAGCTGCAGCAACGAGTTCAGCGTCAACAGCGAGTTCAGCTGCAACGACAAGTTCAGCGTCAACAACGAGTTCAGCTGCAACGACAAATTCAGCGTCAGCAACGAGTTCGGCGAGCACGGTCAGTGTCAACGCGTTGCCTGCGACTACCGATTCAGTCAGCGCGGCGGTAACATCGCCGTCCGCGGTTGCTGGTGTTGCGAACGATACGACGCTCAATAATCCGACAGCCGCCGAGCTTGCGACTGCGAAAAGTGCGCTGGCTGCAGTTTATCGCACGACTGGGACGCCACAAAAGATTGCGGCAGTCGCTGCGACGGCTGCAACGCGGACCGTGACGGCCACCTTTAAAACAATCAGTTCAACGGGGTCGGCGACAACTGTAGGGACGATGAGCTGGAATTTGACCCTTGGCTATCATTATGATTTAACTGCGACGTTTCCGTTAATTGTGATTGATAAGAATAAAGCCGCGACACTGTGGGACGGGAAAAGTACGATTCCCACCGGAAGTACGTTATATGTGGCTGATATTAATGGCTATTATAAAAACCGGCTCAAAACTTATTTTCTTTCAGCGGATAGTACGGCTAGTTCGACGATTGCGACTGTGTTTGTCACACCTGCTAATGATCCAACTGCGAAAACGTATACGACTGCTTTTGAAGCGGTCACCAATGATAACAATACGCCGGTTGCAATGTGGAGTGTCACTGGGGTTAACGGGACAACTTATGACTACCGTGATAGTTATCAGTCAATTCAGGCACAGGATAGCAGCGGGACAACGCGCACTTATTATTTAGTGGCGGCCGATGCGGACAAATTAGTCGGAACGATTGGTAATGCAACTCAAATTGTGACGTTACACTATAGTTTGTATACGTCGAATGCCACAGTCAGTGTTGCGGGTTCCGGGACTTATACCGGTAAAGCTATCACGCAAGCAGACCTAGTGCAAGCCTTAACTGGAACCGGTGCGCTAGATACCAGCGGCTTGACGTTGAGCGATTTTCAATTTCTGAATCAAGTGACGGGTGCGACTGCGCTGCCTCAAAATGCTGGGACATACGTCGTTGGTTTAACGGATGCAGGCAAAGCAAAGTTAACGGCAGCCAATCCAACCGTCGGCATTACTTATACCGATGGTACGTATGTAATCAAGCAAGCTGAAGCGAGCATCGTCGTTAATAGTCTGACCGTTCCGTACGATGGGGCTAAACATTCAGTGACAGCGACGGTGACTGGAACGGTAAATGGGGAGACTTTAAATTATACGCTGCAAAATGCTCAGGCAACGAGTGTGGGCAGTACCACGGTCACTGTGAATTATGATCCACAGGATACGGTCAATGCAAATTACAAGATTACGACGACGCCCGGGACATTAACGATTGAGCAAACATGCGGAATGCGCAGTGGATGCCGTACAAGCTGGTCACTGACCAGAACTTCAGTCAAGTTGATACGACTGGCGACACGCCAACCGTGA